Proteins encoded together in one Mycobacterium simiae window:
- a CDS encoding TrmB family transcriptional regulator, translated as MWAELVEAGLEPKEARFYLSALNMDSATIAQLAEASRISRTNAYDIAKRLAQRGLISLIEGGSHRDDPNASGRPRTIVRAEDPQRLLDEWSQRRRVLESVVPQLRAFHAKAGTAPRVRYLEGASGIRTALFETLDWPSPLRGVLSMRDLLSVPGVEAMEEYIAGRRERQLWLHVLRSPEKDLPGGWPSSVEDYRRTRYVPAEYVFTMSTIIGDVSAAMLSSRRENFALVVESLEYVEMQRNLHEVLWAVAAHDTAPSGRTA; from the coding sequence ATGTGGGCCGAACTCGTTGAGGCCGGGTTGGAACCGAAAGAGGCTCGGTTCTACCTGTCCGCGCTCAATATGGATTCGGCCACCATTGCCCAACTCGCCGAGGCGTCGCGGATCAGCCGCACCAACGCCTACGACATCGCCAAGCGCCTGGCTCAGCGGGGCCTGATCTCACTGATCGAAGGCGGCAGCCACCGCGACGACCCAAATGCCAGTGGACGCCCCAGAACCATTGTGCGAGCTGAGGATCCGCAACGGTTGCTGGACGAATGGAGTCAGCGACGTCGGGTACTGGAATCGGTGGTGCCCCAGCTGCGTGCCTTCCACGCCAAGGCCGGCACGGCTCCACGGGTGCGATATCTGGAGGGCGCGAGCGGCATCAGGACGGCGCTGTTCGAGACGCTGGACTGGCCCTCGCCGCTGCGCGGCGTGTTGTCGATGCGCGACCTGTTGAGCGTGCCCGGCGTCGAGGCGATGGAGGAGTACATTGCCGGCCGCCGCGAGCGTCAGTTGTGGCTGCACGTGCTGCGCTCGCCCGAGAAGGACCTGCCGGGTGGGTGGCCCAGCAGCGTCGAGGACTATCGCCGTACCCGGTATGTGCCCGCCGAATACGTCTTCACGATGTCGACAATCATCGGCGACGTGTCGGCGGCGATGCTCTCGTCCCGGCGTGAGAACTTCGCCCTGGTGGTGGAGAGCCTCGAGTACGTCGAGATGCAACGCAATCTGCACGAGGTGTTGTGGGCGGTGGCCGCCCACGATACGGCGCCGAGCGGTCGCACCGCCTGA
- a CDS encoding solute symporter family protein: MTTTLAAAASVGNPLVNIAVFAVFVAGSMALVIRAGRTTKRATDFYTGGGEFSGAQNGFAIAGDYLSAASFLGVSGAIAIYGYDGFLYSIGFLVAWLLALLLVAELLRNTGRFTMADVLSFRLKQRPVRMAAALSTLMVSLFYLLAQMAGAGGLVALLLDVRSRTGQSIVVALVGVLMIAYVLIGGMKGTTYVQMVKAVLLVTGAAIMFLLVVLAVRGNFSQLLANAQAVVDHSTNDAVAGHNVLAPGAKYGANHVTKLDFLSLGVALVLGTAGLPHVLMRFYTVPTAKEARRSVSWAISLIGVFYLFSLAIGYGAAWLVGPDVILATAGKENSAAPLLAFKLGGTIFLGVISAVAFATILAVVAGLAITAATSFAHDIYAGVIKRGAASEEQQVRVSRMMVVVIGVLAIVLGILALGQNVAFLVALAFAVAASANLPTLLYSLFWKKFNTVGALFSIYGGLLSCLVLIVFSPAVSGNRSAMFPHANFAWFPLANPGIVSIPLAFLLGIIGTYVGRGMSEDPAKQAEMEVRSLTGVGVEKVLVH; this comes from the coding sequence GTGACGACGACCTTGGCGGCTGCTGCCAGCGTCGGAAACCCATTGGTCAACATCGCTGTCTTCGCGGTCTTCGTCGCCGGGTCGATGGCTTTGGTGATCCGCGCTGGTCGAACGACTAAGCGGGCCACCGACTTTTACACCGGAGGCGGTGAATTTTCCGGCGCGCAAAATGGATTCGCGATCGCCGGTGACTACCTGTCGGCCGCGTCCTTCCTCGGTGTGTCCGGTGCCATCGCGATCTACGGGTACGACGGATTCCTCTACTCGATCGGCTTTTTGGTGGCCTGGCTATTGGCCCTGTTGCTGGTCGCGGAGTTGCTACGCAACACCGGTCGCTTCACGATGGCCGACGTGCTGAGCTTCCGGCTCAAGCAACGCCCCGTCCGCATGGCTGCCGCCCTGTCGACACTGATGGTCTCGCTGTTCTACCTACTGGCGCAGATGGCCGGTGCCGGCGGTTTGGTCGCGCTACTGCTTGACGTCCGGAGCCGCACCGGCCAGTCGATCGTGGTCGCATTGGTCGGTGTATTGATGATCGCCTACGTGCTCATCGGCGGGATGAAGGGCACCACCTATGTGCAGATGGTGAAAGCCGTTCTACTGGTCACCGGGGCGGCGATCATGTTCCTGCTGGTGGTGCTCGCGGTCCGCGGCAATTTCTCCCAGCTGCTCGCCAATGCCCAAGCGGTGGTTGATCATTCGACCAACGACGCCGTCGCCGGTCACAACGTGTTGGCGCCCGGCGCCAAGTACGGCGCAAATCACGTCACCAAACTGGACTTCCTGTCACTGGGAGTCGCGCTGGTGCTGGGAACGGCTGGCCTGCCGCATGTGCTGATGCGCTTTTACACCGTTCCCACCGCCAAGGAGGCCCGCCGCTCGGTCAGCTGGGCGATCAGCTTGATTGGGGTGTTCTATCTGTTTTCGTTGGCCATCGGCTACGGTGCGGCCTGGTTGGTCGGCCCGGACGTGATTCTGGCGACCGCCGGCAAAGAGAACTCCGCCGCGCCGCTACTGGCCTTCAAGCTGGGCGGAACGATTTTCCTGGGCGTGATCTCGGCCGTCGCGTTCGCGACGATCCTGGCGGTGGTAGCCGGCCTGGCGATCACCGCGGCCACCTCATTCGCCCACGACATCTACGCCGGTGTGATCAAACGGGGGGCCGCCTCCGAGGAGCAACAGGTGCGCGTGTCGCGGATGATGGTCGTCGTGATCGGCGTGCTAGCCATCGTTCTCGGAATCCTTGCGCTGGGCCAGAATGTAGCGTTCTTGGTGGCCCTGGCGTTTGCCGTCGCCGCCTCGGCGAACCTGCCCACGCTGCTGTACTCGTTGTTCTGGAAGAAGTTCAACACCGTGGGCGCCCTGTTCAGCATCTACGGCGGGCTGCTCAGTTGCCTGGTACTCATCGTCTTCTCGCCGGCGGTCTCCGGGAATCGCTCCGCGATGTTCCCGCACGCCAACTTCGCCTGGTTCCCGCTGGCGAACCCGGGCATCGTCAGCATTCCGCTGGCATTCCTGCTGGGCATCATCGGTACCTACGTCGGGCGTGGTATGTCGGAAGACCCCGCCAAGCAAGCCGAGATGGAGGTTCGCTCCCTCACCGGCGTCGGTGTGGAAAAGGTGCTCGTCCATTGA
- a CDS encoding DUF485 domain-containing protein, producing the protein MQSDPAFQDLRHRLRRFVFPMTAFFLVWYLSYMLLATYVPGFMATRVFGDINIGVVLGFGQFASTFVITFCYVKFAGRTLDPRAAAIRAELEGAGE; encoded by the coding sequence ATGCAGTCCGACCCGGCGTTCCAGGATCTGCGACACCGGCTGCGCCGGTTCGTGTTTCCGATGACGGCGTTCTTCCTCGTCTGGTACCTGAGCTACATGCTGCTCGCCACGTACGTCCCTGGGTTCATGGCGACGAGGGTGTTCGGCGACATCAATATCGGTGTGGTGCTTGGCTTCGGCCAATTCGCCAGCACCTTTGTGATCACCTTCTGCTACGTGAAGTTCGCCGGCCGCACTCTCGATCCGCGGGCTGCCGCCATCCGCGCCGAGCTCGAAGGTGCCGGCGAGTGA
- a CDS encoding carbon-nitrogen hydrolase family protein, with the protein MSALDLPKVAVAAVNAAPVFLDLPASLDKVEDLVASAARDGAQLVVFGEAFLAGFPIWTAVLPPIDQHEWHERLVAQSIVVPSPHTERLGRIARTHGVTLSVGINERNPNSLGQLWNSNLIFDPTGRLVNHRRKLVATYYERLTWSHGDAHDLRPVELGGWRLGALICGENTNTLARFTLLAQGERLHIATYPPAWPFDGRSENFDYDLAELIRLRSASHAFEGKVFVVVAATALDETALRAVSGGDARIEKALTATPPAAMVIGPNGQVVAGPLTQPDGILHAEVDLQTEVVAKQAHDIVGTYNRADIFSLSVDMSRPAILRTNHDGSEPNQGSLDGQRSAGRAGAPTPTAEDRLVVTNHVGSPTA; encoded by the coding sequence ATGTCAGCACTCGACCTCCCGAAGGTGGCCGTTGCCGCAGTTAACGCTGCGCCTGTCTTTCTCGATCTGCCGGCCAGTCTCGACAAGGTGGAGGACCTGGTCGCGTCCGCCGCTCGAGACGGCGCGCAGTTGGTCGTATTCGGTGAGGCGTTTCTCGCCGGATTCCCGATCTGGACTGCTGTGCTGCCTCCGATCGATCAACACGAATGGCACGAACGCCTCGTCGCCCAGTCGATCGTCGTCCCCAGCCCACACACCGAGCGACTCGGCCGGATTGCCCGCACCCATGGGGTGACGTTGTCCGTGGGGATCAACGAGCGCAACCCGAACAGCCTTGGGCAACTGTGGAACTCGAATCTGATATTCGACCCGACCGGCCGATTGGTGAATCATCGTCGCAAGCTGGTGGCCACCTACTACGAGCGGCTGACCTGGTCACACGGCGACGCCCACGATCTGCGGCCAGTCGAACTCGGCGGCTGGCGCCTGGGCGCGCTGATCTGTGGCGAGAACACCAATACGCTCGCGCGGTTCACCTTGCTCGCGCAGGGAGAACGGCTGCACATCGCGACCTATCCACCGGCGTGGCCATTCGACGGCCGGTCGGAGAACTTCGATTACGACCTCGCCGAGCTGATCCGGCTACGCAGCGCCAGTCACGCGTTCGAGGGCAAGGTGTTCGTCGTGGTCGCGGCGACCGCCCTGGACGAGACGGCACTGCGCGCGGTCTCTGGCGGCGACGCCCGCATCGAAAAGGCTTTGACCGCAACGCCTCCGGCCGCAATGGTGATCGGGCCCAACGGCCAGGTGGTCGCCGGGCCGCTGACCCAGCCGGACGGGATCCTGCACGCCGAGGTCGACCTGCAGACCGAGGTCGTCGCCAAGCAGGCGCACGACATCGTCGGGACCTACAACCGCGCGGATATCTTCAGCCTGTCCGTCGACATGAGCCGGCCCGCGATCCTGCGTACGAATCACGATGGGAGCGAACCGAATCAGGGCTCGCTCGACGGCCAGCGGTCGGCGGGCCGGGCCGGCGCTCCGACACCGACCGCCGAGGACCGTCTCGTGGTGACGAACCACGTCGGCTCGCCGACGGCGTGA
- a CDS encoding L,D-transpeptidase — translation MSGWTRASLFAALNAAATAAVLVLSAGPASADPDPGDPGVVAAPPAPAPPPFQLPPLPGLPPPPGDPSAPPPGDPAAPPPLAPWAPPGVVPAAAGTAEGQDPTPFTGTAPFGTPTFVPKTGSTVGVGQPIIINFPGRVDDAGAAQAAVHVSSIPPVPGKFYWMTPTQLRWRPLNFWPANTTVNIDAGGTKSSFRTGDQLIATADDATHQLTVTRNGAVEKTIPMSMGMTAGNHQTPNGTYYVQEKMPSVVMDSSTYGVPVNSTYGYKVTVTDAVRFDNVGDFVHSAPWSVDDQGKRDVSHGCINISPSNARWFFDNFGPGDPIIVKNSSGGSYKKNDGSSDWITN, via the coding sequence ATGTCGGGCTGGACGAGGGCAAGCCTCTTCGCGGCTCTGAACGCGGCCGCAACAGCCGCGGTGCTGGTGCTCAGCGCCGGCCCCGCCTCGGCGGATCCGGACCCCGGCGACCCGGGTGTGGTCGCCGCACCGCCGGCTCCGGCTCCACCGCCCTTCCAGCTGCCCCCGCTGCCGGGCTTGCCGCCCCCACCGGGTGACCCGTCGGCTCCGCCGCCCGGCGATCCGGCGGCCCCGCCGCCGCTCGCGCCGTGGGCACCGCCCGGCGTGGTGCCGGCCGCCGCGGGTACCGCCGAGGGACAGGACCCCACCCCGTTCACGGGCACGGCGCCGTTCGGGACCCCGACGTTCGTACCCAAGACCGGCTCAACGGTGGGGGTCGGCCAGCCGATCATCATCAACTTCCCGGGCCGCGTCGACGACGCCGGAGCGGCGCAGGCTGCCGTGCATGTGTCGTCCATCCCGCCGGTGCCCGGCAAGTTCTACTGGATGACCCCCACGCAGTTGCGTTGGCGCCCGCTCAACTTCTGGCCCGCCAACACGACGGTGAACATCGACGCTGGCGGCACCAAATCGAGCTTCCGGACTGGGGACCAGCTGATCGCCACGGCCGACGACGCCACCCACCAGCTCACGGTCACCCGTAACGGGGCGGTGGAGAAGACCATCCCGATGTCGATGGGCATGACCGCCGGTAACCACCAAACCCCGAACGGCACGTACTACGTGCAGGAGAAGATGCCCTCGGTGGTGATGGACTCCTCCACCTACGGCGTCCCGGTCAACTCGACGTACGGGTACAAGGTGACCGTCACCGACGCCGTCCGATTCGACAACGTCGGCGACTTCGTGCACAGCGCACCGTGGTCGGTTGATGACCAGGGCAAGCGCGATGTCAGCCACGGCTGCATCAACATCAGCCCCAGCAACGCACGGTGGTTCTTCGACAACTTCGGGCCGGGTGACCCCATTATCGTGAAGAACTCGAGCGGTGGCTCCTACAAGAAGAACGACGGCTCCAGCGACTGGATCACCAACTAG
- a CDS encoding MFS transporter, producing MTAETGTTAVTARTWTPRIAAQLAVLAAAAFIYVTAELLPVGALSAISRDLHVSVVFVGTLLTWYALVAALTTVPLVRWTAHWPRRRALMLSLTCLTASQVISALAPSFAVLAAGRVLCAVTHGLLWAVIAPIATRLVPPSHAGRATMSIYVGTSLALVIGSPLTAALSLMWGWRLAVVCVTAAAAIVTVAARAMLPEMVLTEDQLACVGPRSRHHRNPRLIIVSLLAMVAVTGHFVSYTYISVVIRDVVGVRGPNQAWLLAAYGLAGLLSVPLVARPLDRRPRSAVILCMTGLTGAFVVLTALAFGDRTTAATALIGTAAIVLWGAMATAVSPMMQSAAMRNGADDPDGASGLYVTAFQVGIMAGSLSGGLLYEQSVALMLTASAGLMGVALVGIAANRRMLDVAP from the coding sequence ATGACAGCCGAAACCGGAACTACCGCCGTTACCGCGCGAACGTGGACGCCACGTATCGCTGCGCAACTGGCGGTGCTCGCGGCGGCGGCCTTCATCTATGTCACGGCCGAACTGCTGCCGGTGGGGGCGCTCTCCGCGATCTCCCGTGATTTGCACGTCAGCGTCGTCTTCGTCGGAACCCTGCTGACCTGGTACGCCCTGGTCGCGGCGCTGACCACGGTGCCGCTGGTGCGCTGGACCGCACACTGGCCGCGGCGGCGCGCACTGATGCTCAGCCTGACCTGCCTGACCGCCTCGCAAGTGATCTCGGCGCTGGCGCCCAGCTTCGCGGTCCTGGCCGCCGGCCGGGTGCTGTGCGCCGTGACGCACGGATTGCTGTGGGCCGTGATCGCGCCGATCGCCACCCGCCTGGTGCCACCCAGCCATGCCGGGCGCGCGACCATGTCAATCTACGTCGGCACCAGCCTGGCGCTGGTGATCGGGAGCCCGCTGACGGCGGCGCTGAGCCTGATGTGGGGTTGGCGGCTGGCGGTGGTCTGCGTGACCGCCGCGGCGGCCATCGTCACGGTCGCCGCGCGGGCGATGCTGCCCGAGATGGTGCTCACCGAGGACCAGTTGGCCTGCGTCGGGCCCCGCTCGCGCCATCACCGCAACCCGCGGCTGATCATCGTCAGCCTGCTGGCAATGGTCGCGGTGACCGGCCACTTCGTGTCCTACACCTACATATCGGTGGTCATTCGCGACGTCGTAGGCGTCCGCGGGCCGAATCAGGCCTGGCTGCTGGCCGCCTACGGACTGGCCGGCCTGCTGTCGGTGCCCCTGGTGGCGCGCCCGCTGGACCGCCGGCCGCGCAGCGCCGTCATCCTGTGTATGACCGGGCTGACCGGAGCCTTCGTGGTGCTGACCGCGCTGGCTTTCGGCGACCGCACCACCGCGGCCACCGCGTTGATCGGCACTGCCGCGATCGTGCTGTGGGGCGCCATGGCCACCGCGGTGTCGCCGATGATGCAATCCGCGGCGATGCGCAACGGCGCCGACGACCCCGACGGGGCCTCCGGACTGTATGTGACGGCGTTCCAGGTGGGCATCATGGCGGGCTCGCTGTCCGGCGGTCTGCTCTACGAGCAGAGCGTCGCGCTGATGCTGACCGCCTCGGCCGGACTGATGGGCGTCGCGCTGGTCGGCATTGCCGCCAACCGGCGGATGCTCGACGTTGCTCCGTGA
- the ricR gene encoding copper-sensing transcriptional repressor RicR, with protein sequence MTSPYGYSQQKDNYAKRLRRIEGQVRGIARMIDEDKYCIDILTQISAVNSALRSVALNLLDEHLGHCVTHAVAEGGSDAGDKLAEASAAIARLVRS encoded by the coding sequence ATGACGAGTCCATATGGATATTCGCAGCAAAAGGACAATTACGCCAAGCGGCTGCGGCGCATCGAGGGGCAGGTGCGGGGCATCGCCCGCATGATCGACGAGGACAAGTACTGCATCGACATCCTCACCCAGATCAGCGCCGTCAACAGCGCGCTCCGATCCGTGGCGCTCAATTTGCTGGATGAGCACCTCGGCCACTGCGTCACTCACGCGGTTGCCGAAGGTGGCAGCGACGCCGGCGACAAGCTGGCCGAAGCCTCCGCAGCAATCGCGCGGCTGGTTCGTTCCTGA
- the ilvD gene encoding dihydroxy-acid dehydratase: MALSTDAATADIKPRSRDVTDGLEKTAARGMLRAIGMDDDDFAKPQIGVGSSWNEITPCNLSLDRLAKAVKEGVFAAGGYPLEFGTISVSDGISMGHEGMHFSLVSREVIADSVETVMQAERLDGSVLLAGCDKSLPGMLMAAARLNLASVFLYAGSILPGVAKLSDGSEREVTIIDAFEAVGACARGLMSRDDVDAIERAICPGEGACGGMYTANTMASAAEAMGMSLPGSAAPPATDRRRDGFARRSGEAVIGLLRRGITARDILTKEAFENAIAVVMAFGGSTNAVLHLLAIAREAEVELSLDDFSRIGSKVPHLADVKPFGRHVMTHVDHIGGVPVMMRALLDAGLLHGDCLTVTGKTVAENLAAIDPPDPDGKVLRALNNPIHPTGGITILRGSLAPEGAVVKSAGFDSEVIEGTARVFDGERAALDALEDGTITNGDAVVIRYEGPKGGPGMREMLAITGAIKGAGLGKDVLLLTDGRFSGGTTGLCVGHIAPEAVDAGPIAFVRDGDRIRLDVAAGTLDVLVDDDEFASRREGFTPPPPRYKTGVLAKYVKLVGSAAGGAVCG, from the coding sequence ATGGCCCTGAGCACCGACGCGGCAACCGCCGACATCAAACCCCGCAGTCGTGACGTCACCGACGGTCTGGAAAAGACCGCCGCGCGCGGCATGCTGCGTGCGATAGGTATGGACGACGACGACTTCGCCAAGCCCCAGATCGGTGTCGGTTCGTCGTGGAACGAGATCACCCCGTGCAACCTGTCCCTGGACCGGCTGGCCAAGGCGGTCAAGGAAGGCGTGTTTGCCGCCGGTGGATATCCGCTGGAGTTCGGCACCATCTCGGTGTCCGACGGCATCTCGATGGGCCACGAGGGCATGCATTTCTCGCTGGTGTCTCGCGAGGTGATCGCGGACAGCGTCGAGACCGTGATGCAGGCCGAGCGGCTCGACGGTTCGGTGCTGCTGGCCGGATGCGACAAGTCGCTGCCGGGCATGCTGATGGCCGCTGCGCGCCTGAACCTGGCCTCGGTGTTTCTCTACGCGGGTTCCATTCTGCCGGGGGTTGCCAAGTTGTCCGACGGCAGCGAGCGCGAGGTGACGATTATCGACGCGTTCGAGGCCGTGGGGGCATGCGCACGCGGGTTGATGTCGCGCGACGACGTCGACGCCATCGAACGCGCGATTTGTCCGGGCGAGGGTGCGTGCGGTGGCATGTACACCGCCAACACGATGGCTAGCGCCGCCGAGGCGATGGGTATGTCGCTGCCCGGCAGCGCGGCGCCGCCGGCGACCGATCGGCGCCGGGACGGATTCGCGCGCCGCAGCGGCGAGGCGGTCATTGGGCTGCTGCGGCGCGGCATTACCGCGCGCGACATCCTGACCAAGGAGGCGTTCGAGAACGCGATCGCAGTCGTAATGGCCTTCGGCGGCTCGACCAACGCGGTGCTGCACCTGCTGGCCATCGCCCGCGAGGCCGAGGTCGAGCTCTCACTGGACGATTTCAGCCGGATCGGTTCCAAGGTGCCGCACCTGGCCGACGTCAAACCATTTGGGCGGCACGTGATGACGCATGTCGACCACATCGGCGGTGTTCCGGTGATGATGCGGGCGTTGTTGGATGCCGGTCTGCTGCACGGCGATTGCCTGACAGTGACCGGCAAGACGGTGGCCGAGAACCTTGCCGCCATCGACCCCCCGGACCCGGATGGCAAGGTGTTGCGCGCTCTGAACAATCCGATCCACCCGACCGGGGGGATCACCATCCTGCGCGGCAGCCTGGCCCCGGAGGGGGCGGTGGTGAAGTCGGCCGGGTTCGATTCCGAGGTGATCGAAGGCACCGCAAGGGTTTTCGACGGTGAGCGAGCCGCCCTGGACGCACTCGAGGACGGCACCATCACCAACGGCGACGCGGTGGTGATCCGCTACGAGGGCCCCAAGGGCGGGCCCGGCATGCGCGAAATGCTGGCCATCACCGGCGCGATCAAGGGTGCTGGGCTCGGCAAGGACGTGCTGCTCCTCACCGATGGCCGGTTCTCCGGCGGGACGACCGGCCTGTGCGTCGGCCACATCGCGCCGGAGGCGGTCGACGCCGGACCGATCGCATTCGTGCGCGATGGCGACCGGATCCGGCTCGACGTTGCCGCCGGAACCCTCGACGTGCTGGTCGACGATGACGAATTCGCTTCCCGCCGAGAAGGTTTCACACCTCCTCCGCCGCGCTACAAGACCGGGGTGCTGGCCAAGTACGTCAAATTGGTCGGCTCGGCCGCGGGCGGCGCGGTCTGCGGCTAG
- a CDS encoding SPW repeat protein: MSTVHSSIDHHPDLMALRANYERVAESMTAHVTFGLTLLAGLYVAASPWIVGFSGMGALATCDLVVGIAVAFLAYGFATALDRAHGMTWTIPVLGLWVIVSPWVVPGLTLTGGVIWSHVVAGALLTFLGLNATYFGMRTRDATTHA; encoded by the coding sequence ATGAGTACAGTCCATTCATCAATCGATCACCACCCCGATCTGATGGCACTACGTGCCAACTATGAGCGGGTTGCCGAGTCGATGACGGCACATGTCACGTTCGGCCTCACCCTGCTGGCGGGGTTGTATGTGGCGGCCTCACCGTGGATCGTCGGTTTCAGTGGGATGGGGGCACTCGCCACGTGCGACCTTGTGGTCGGGATCGCGGTGGCGTTCTTGGCCTATGGATTTGCGACGGCACTGGACCGGGCACACGGGATGACGTGGACCATTCCGGTACTAGGCCTGTGGGTCATCGTCTCGCCGTGGGTCGTACCCGGCCTCACGCTGACCGGCGGCGTGATCTGGTCGCACGTCGTCGCCGGTGCGCTGCTGACGTTCTTGGGTCTCAACGCCACCTACTTCGGCATGCGCACGCGCGACGCAACCACGCACGCATAG
- a CDS encoding O-methyltransferase, which yields MTEKPTPKDVDAFLDSTVIGEDPALSAALAVSDAAGLPQIAVSPQQGKFLSVLAAAIGARRILEIGTLGGFSTIWLARGAGPQAQVVTLEYEPRHAEVARANLQQAGVADRVQVMVGPALETLPTVSGAPFDMVFVDADKENYVAYLEWAVKLARPGALIVLDNVIREGAILTPETADARAQATRRTLQVMGEHPRLDTAVLQTVGAKRWDGFAIALVK from the coding sequence ATGACCGAAAAACCCACTCCCAAAGACGTCGACGCCTTCTTGGACAGCACCGTGATCGGCGAGGATCCAGCGTTATCAGCGGCGCTGGCGGTCAGCGACGCGGCCGGGCTTCCGCAGATCGCCGTGTCGCCGCAGCAGGGCAAGTTCTTGTCCGTGCTGGCCGCTGCCATTGGGGCGCGCCGCATCCTCGAGATCGGGACGCTCGGCGGATTCAGCACCATCTGGCTGGCCCGCGGTGCCGGCCCGCAGGCGCAGGTGGTGACCCTCGAATACGAACCCCGGCATGCCGAGGTCGCCCGGGCCAACCTGCAACAAGCCGGTGTCGCCGACCGGGTGCAGGTGATGGTCGGTCCTGCACTGGAAACTTTGCCGACCGTGTCGGGTGCACCCTTCGACATGGTCTTCGTCGACGCGGACAAAGAGAATTACGTCGCCTACCTCGAGTGGGCCGTCAAACTGGCCCGGCCCGGGGCACTCATCGTGCTGGACAACGTTATTCGTGAAGGTGCGATCCTCACTCCCGAAACCGCGGATGCCAGGGCCCAAGCGACGCGCCGCACACTACAGGTGATGGGCGAGCACCCAAGGCTGGACACCGCGGTGCTGCAAACCGTCGGCGCCAAGCGCTGGGACGGCTTCGCGATCGCGCTGGTGAAGTAG
- the mymT gene encoding copper-binding metallothionein MymT encodes MRVIHMANYEEGTLLTCGHEGCGCRVRIEVGCHCSGSGEDYRCTCGSPLVPVK; translated from the coding sequence GTGAGGGTGATTCACATGGCGAACTACGAAGAGGGAACCCTGCTGACCTGCGGTCACGAGGGCTGCGGTTGTCGCGTCCGTATCGAAGTCGGCTGCCATTGCTCGGGATCGGGCGAAGACTACCGCTGCACCTGCGGCTCACCGCTCGTGCCGGTCAAGTAA